The Nitriliruptor alkaliphilus DSM 45188 genome includes a region encoding these proteins:
- a CDS encoding TetR family transcriptional regulator encodes MGALRTPRETWIDQGLQALAAGGVAAVRVEALAKGLGVTKGGFYGYFADRDALLEAMLDAWERESVDEVLDRVAQADLDAREKVRLAGRLTFPEGRLLEVDLAVRDWARRDERVAERLRRVDNARMRLAREMIGTFCSDPDEVEARSLLAFCLAIGRHFLAADHPGRSAAEVRARAADLILDVRRGEGHRDR; translated from the coding sequence ATGGGTGCACTACGGACACCACGGGAGACGTGGATCGACCAGGGGTTGCAGGCCCTCGCGGCCGGCGGCGTGGCCGCCGTGCGGGTCGAAGCGCTCGCCAAGGGACTCGGCGTCACCAAGGGCGGGTTCTACGGGTACTTCGCCGACCGGGACGCCTTGCTGGAGGCGATGCTGGATGCCTGGGAACGCGAGAGCGTCGACGAGGTCCTGGACCGCGTCGCGCAGGCGGACCTCGACGCCAGGGAGAAGGTGCGGTTGGCGGGGCGGCTCACCTTCCCCGAAGGTCGACTGCTCGAGGTCGACCTGGCCGTCCGTGATTGGGCACGACGCGACGAGCGTGTCGCCGAACGGCTCCGGAGGGTCGACAACGCTCGGATGCGGCTCGCGCGCGAGATGATCGGCACGTTCTGCTCCGATCCGGACGAGGTCGAAGCCCGCAGCCTGCTCGCCTTCTGTCTCGCGATCGGCCGCCACTTCCTGGCCGCCGACCACCCGGGCCGCAGCGCCGCCGAGGTCCGTGCCCGCGCCGCCGACCTGATCCTCGACGTGCGGCGCGGCGAGGGCCATCGCGACCGGTGA
- a CDS encoding SPOR domain-containing protein: MGSFRGRIEAETARSALISRGIESRLVGDDGGGTGFPLSLEHQGMEVHVAPGDLGLARQLLDLDE; this comes from the coding sequence GTGGGTTCCTTCAGGGGCAGGATCGAGGCGGAGACGGCCCGGAGCGCGCTGATCTCGCGGGGCATCGAGTCCCGGCTCGTCGGGGATGACGGCGGAGGGACCGGCTTCCCCCTGTCCCTCGAGCACCAGGGCATGGAGGTCCATGTCGCGCCGGGCGATCTCGGGCTCGCTCGTCAGCTGCTGGACCTGGACGAGTGA